From Frankiaceae bacterium, the proteins below share one genomic window:
- the hppD gene encoding 4-hydroxyphenylpyruvate dioxygenase, translating into MNDDFPVEGIDHVHFVVGNARQAAHFYSTAFGMKVTAYRGPETGSRDYAEYVLESGGARFRITGEVHAGTELGGLVARHGDGVYDIAIRVPDAAKAYELAVARGATGLVEPGITEDDNGKVVQATIATYGETRHTFVERAAYDGVFLPGFVAREPLVEPPDKRYFQAIDHVVGNVELGRMDQWVAFYHRVMGFTNMAEFVGDDIATNYSALMSKVVADGTRRVKFPLNEPAAGKKKSQIDEYLEFYGGPGVQHIALATNDIVRSVERMKAAGVTFLDTPDSYYDDTLRERVGEVRVPMDDLRAHKILVDRDDEGYLLQIFTKPVQDRPTVFFELIERHGSQGFGKGNFKALFEAIEREQERRGNL; encoded by the coding sequence ATGAACGACGACTTCCCCGTCGAGGGCATCGACCACGTCCACTTCGTCGTCGGCAACGCGCGGCAGGCCGCGCACTTCTACTCGACGGCGTTCGGCATGAAGGTGACGGCGTACCGCGGCCCGGAGACGGGCTCGCGCGACTACGCCGAGTACGTCCTGGAGTCCGGCGGCGCGCGCTTCCGCATCACCGGCGAGGTGCATGCGGGCACGGAGCTCGGCGGGCTCGTCGCGCGGCACGGCGACGGCGTCTACGACATCGCGATCCGGGTCCCCGACGCCGCGAAGGCGTACGAGCTCGCGGTCGCGCGCGGTGCCACCGGCCTCGTCGAGCCGGGCATCACCGAGGACGACAACGGCAAGGTCGTGCAGGCGACGATCGCGACGTACGGCGAGACGCGGCACACCTTCGTGGAGCGGGCGGCGTACGACGGCGTCTTCCTCCCGGGCTTCGTCGCGCGCGAGCCGCTGGTCGAGCCGCCGGACAAGCGCTACTTCCAGGCGATCGACCACGTCGTCGGCAACGTCGAGCTCGGTCGCATGGACCAGTGGGTGGCGTTCTACCACCGGGTCATGGGCTTCACGAACATGGCGGAGTTCGTCGGCGACGATATCGCGACCAACTACTCCGCGCTGATGTCGAAGGTCGTGGCCGACGGCACGCGGCGCGTGAAGTTCCCGCTCAACGAGCCCGCCGCCGGCAAGAAGAAGAGCCAGATCGACGAGTACCTCGAGTTCTACGGCGGCCCCGGTGTCCAGCACATCGCGCTGGCCACCAACGACATCGTGCGGTCCGTGGAGCGGATGAAGGCCGCGGGCGTCACCTTCCTGGACACGCCGGACTCGTACTACGACGACACGCTGCGCGAGCGGGTCGGCGAGGTGCGGGTGCCGATGGACGACCTGCGCGCGCACAAGATCCTCGTCGACCGCGACGACGAGGGGTACCTCCTGCAGATCTTCACCAAGCCCGTCCAGGACCGGCCGACGGTGTTCTTCGAGCTCATCGAGCGGCACGGCTCGCAGGGCTTCGGCAAGGGCAACTTCAAGGCGCTGTTCGAGGCGATCGAGCGCGAGCAGGAGCGCCGCGGCAACCTCTAG